A region of Anoplopoma fimbria isolate UVic2021 breed Golden Eagle Sablefish chromosome 24, Afim_UVic_2022, whole genome shotgun sequence DNA encodes the following proteins:
- the LOC129113823 gene encoding odorant receptor 131-2-like translates to MLSLLQPKTNITTSLTGSDPYEILFFGLLIFGSICSFFYINCVLLFTLRSKQVFCETSRHILLFSLIFGDTYQQVPNLLLYLLACLLLKIPYYACGVLVLFIVFIESVSPLTLAVMSLERYVSVCHPLRHATIFTVRSTGTAIAAVWTFSFIYILIRVFMLVYLFATISMNLQMNDFCSKEGFFFPLIFVEFEKVYVSTLFLSVGVAIIGSYIGVARVARSASTDKESAKKALQTLLLHLIQLTLVLTSSLFSTIIIAIARTVNRSALLRVYNICFVLLIILPRCLGTLIYGLKDQTIRPVLLKNLCCRWRTSVVLKK, encoded by the coding sequence ATGTTGTCTTTGCTGCAGCCTAAGACCAATATCACTACGAGTCTGACGGGTTCAGACCCATATGAGATATTGTTCTTCGGATTATTAATTTTTGGGTCTATCTGCTCTTTCTTCTACAttaactgtgttttgctgttcaCCCTGAGGAGTAAGCAGGTGTTTTGTGAAACATCCCGACATATCCTACTGTTCAGCCTGATCTTTGGGGACACTTATCAGCAGGTACCAAACCTTCTGCTTTACTTATTGGcttgtttgttgttgaaaatTCCATACTATGCATGTGGTGTCCTCGTGTTGTTCATAGTTTTCATAGAGTCAGTCTCTCCTCTCACACTTgctgtgatgtcacttgagagatatgtgtctgtgtgccatCCACTGAGGCATGCTACCATCTTCACAGTGAGGAGCACAGGCACAGCCATTGCTGCTGTGTGGACTTTCAGTTTCATCTACATCCTCATTCGAGTTTTTATGTTGGTATATTTGTTCGCAACAATCTCCATGAATCTGCAAATGAATGACTTTTGCTCTAAAGaagggttttttttccccctaatcTTTGTTGAATTTGAAAAAGTGTATGTCAgcactctctttctgtcagtgGGTGTAGCAATCATCGGCTCCTACATTGGTGTCGCGCGAGTTGCCAGGTCTGCCTCAACAGACAAAGAGTCAGCCAAAAAGGCTCTTCAAACGCTTCTGCTTCACCTGATTCAGCTAACCCTGGTTCTCACCTCCTCCTTGTTCTCCACCATCATTATAGCCATAGCCAGAACTGTGAATAGATCTGCCCTTTTACGGGTTTACAATATATGCTTTGTGTTATTGATTATCCTTCCAAGGTGTCTAGGTACTCTCATCTATGGACTGAAGGATCAAACAATCAGACCCGTCCTCTTGAAAAATCTCTGCTGTCGATGGAGAACCTCAGTTGTCCTTAAGAAGTGA
- the LOC129113825 gene encoding odorant receptor 131-2-like — protein MLSLLQPKTNVTTSLPGLDPYEILFFGLLIFGSICSFFYINCVLLFTLRSKQVFCETSRHILLFSLIFGDTYQQVPNLLLYLLACLLLKIPYYACGVLVLFTVFIESVSPLTLAVMSLERYVSVCHPLRHATIFTVRSTGTAIAAVWTFSFIYILIRVFMLVYLFATISMNLQMNDFCSKEGFFFPLIFDEFEKVYVSTLFLSVGVAIIGSYIGVARVARSASTDKESAKKALQTLLLHLIQLTLVLTSSLFSTIIIAIARTVNRSALLRVYNICFVLLIILPRCLGTLIYGLKDQTIRPVLLKNLCCRWRTSVVLKK, from the coding sequence ATGTTGTCTTTGCTGCAGCCTAAGACCAATGTCACTACGAGTCTGCCGGGTTTAGACCCATATGAGATATTGTTCTTCGGATTATTAATTTTTGGGTCTATCTGctctttcttttacattaactgtgttttgctgttcaCCCTGAGGAGTAAGCAGGTGTTTTGTGAAACATCCCGACATATCCTACTGTTCAGCCTGATCTTTGGGGACACTTATCAGCAGGTACCAAACCTTCTGCTTTACTTATTGGcttgtttgttgttgaaaatTCCATACTATGCATGTGGTGTCCTCGTGTTGTTCACAGTTTTCATAGAGTCAGTCTCTCCTCTCACACTTgctgtgatgtcacttgagagatatgtgtctgtgtgccatCCACTGAGGCATGCTACCATCTTCACAGTGAGGAGCACAGGCACAGCCATTGCTGCTGTGTGGACTTTCAGTTTCATCTACATCCTCATTCGAGTTTTTATGTTGGTATATTTGTTCGCAACAATCTCCATGAATCTGCAAATGAATGACTTTTGCTCtaaagaaggtttttttttccccctaatcTTTGATGAATTTGAAAAAGTGTATGTCAgcactctctttctgtcagtgGGTGTAGCAATCATCGGCTCCTACATTGGTGTCGCGCGAGTTGCCAGGTCTGCCTCAACAGACAAAGAGTCAGCCAAAAAGGCTCTTCAAACGCTTCTGCTTCACCTGATTCAGCTAACCCTGGTTCTCACCTCCTCCTTGTTCTCCACCATCATTATAGCCATAGCCAGAACTGTGAATAGATCTGCCCTTTTACGGGTTTACAATATATGCTTTGTGTTATTGATTATCCTTCCAAGGTGTCTAGGTACTCTCATCTATGGACTGAAGGATCAAACAATCAGACCCGTCCTCTTGAAAAATCTCTGCTGTCGATGGAGAACCTCAGTTGTCCTTAAGAAGTGA